The Pantoea nemavictus genome includes a region encoding these proteins:
- the cdsA gene encoding phosphatidate cytidylyltransferase: protein MLKSRLITALILIPLVIAALFWLPLSGFAITTIIICMLAAWEWGQFAGMKTRQQRIWLAVLCGLLLSAMLFTLQPYQRNLHQFQMEGSLWASLGWWIVALFLVLFYPASAALWRNSRTLRLVFGLLTVIPFFWGMMALRQYHYDTDHFAGAWWLLFVMFLVWGADSGAYMFGRLFGKHKLAPKVSPGKTWEGFFGGLLSSAIIAWLFALLAPLSVAPGTLIICAVIATLASVLGDLTESMFKREAGIKDSGNLIPGHGGILDRIDSLTAAVPVFACLLLLVFQTL from the coding sequence TTGCTGAAGTCTCGTCTGATTACCGCGTTAATTTTGATTCCGCTGGTGATCGCTGCACTGTTCTGGTTGCCACTGTCCGGTTTTGCGATCACCACTATCATCATCTGCATGCTTGCCGCCTGGGAATGGGGGCAGTTTGCGGGCATGAAAACGCGCCAGCAACGTATCTGGCTGGCCGTGCTATGCGGTTTGTTACTGTCCGCGATGCTCTTTACCCTGCAACCCTATCAACGCAATCTGCATCAATTCCAGATGGAAGGCTCGCTCTGGGCATCGCTGGGATGGTGGATTGTCGCGCTATTTTTAGTGCTGTTCTATCCTGCTTCGGCTGCGCTGTGGCGTAATTCGCGTACGCTGCGTCTGGTGTTTGGCCTTCTCACCGTCATTCCGTTTTTCTGGGGCATGATGGCGCTGCGTCAATACCATTACGATACCGATCACTTCGCGGGTGCGTGGTGGCTACTGTTCGTGATGTTCCTCGTCTGGGGCGCAGACTCTGGTGCTTATATGTTTGGCCGTCTGTTTGGTAAACACAAACTGGCTCCGAAAGTTTCTCCGGGTAAAACCTGGGAAGGTTTCTTTGGTGGGCTGCTGTCGTCTGCCATCATTGCCTGGCTGTTTGCGCTATTGGCACCGCTTTCGGTTGCGCCAGGCACACTGATTATCTGTGCGGTCATTGCGACACTCGCATCAGTACTCGGTGACCTCACAGAGAGTATGTTCAAACGTGAGGCAGGCATTAAAGACAGCGGTAACTTGATTCCAGGGCACGGTGGTATTCTCGATCGTATTGATAGCCTGACAGCTGCGGTGCCGGTATTTGCC